In Pseudophryne corroboree isolate aPseCor3 chromosome 3, aPseCor3.hap2, whole genome shotgun sequence, a genomic segment contains:
- the ADO gene encoding 2-aminoethanethiol dioxygenase has protein sequence MPRDEMNSLIQRIARQARKTFRSGDGDRPDFAENVAQLKKLVGEIRASDLKIRPRKQSAPGPASAPHGPPVTYMHICEQTGGFSMGVFLLRGGAGIPLHDHPGMHGMIKVLYGTVRISGFDRAEEVGAGGDLPPLLQPYQRGSLLRAILRSTEEYGEASPPCLLSPLRDNLHQISAVDGPAAFLDILAPPYDPDDGRDCHYYRLLPPSQGPEQSDGDGSNQAAASGVIPREVWLLEIPQPDDFWCGGEPYPGPKVSV, from the coding sequence ATGCCCCGGGACGAGATGAACTCCCTGATCCAGAGAATCGCCCGCCAGGCCCGAAAGACCTTCCGCAGCGGCGACGGGGACAGGCCGGACTTCGCGGAGAACGTAGCGCAGCTGAAGAAGTTGGTGGGCGAGATCCGAGCCTCGGACCTGAAGATCCGGCCGCGCAAGCAGAGTGCCCCGGGCCCGGCCTCCGCGCCGCACGGCCCGCCCGTCACCTACATGCACATCTGCGAGCAGACGGGCGGCTTCAGCATGGGGGTGTTCCTGCTGCGCGGCGGCGCCGGTATCCCGCTGCACGACCACCCGGGGATGCACGGCATGATCAAGGTGCTGTACGGCACGGTGCGCATCAGCGGCTTCGACCGGGCCGAGGAAGTCGGAGCTGGCGGCGACCTGCCCCCCTTACTGCAGCCCTACCAGCGGGGCTCCCTGCTCCGGGCTATCCTGCGCTCCACCGAGGAGTACGGCGAGGCCAGCCCGCCCTGCCTGCTCAGCCCGCTCCGGGACAACCTGCACCAGATCTCCGCCGTGGACGGGCCCGCCGCCTTCCTGGACATCCTGGCTCCCCCCTACGACCCGGACGATGGCCGGGACTGCCACTACTACCGGCTGCTGCCGCCGTCCCAGGGCCCCGAGCAGAGCGACGGAGACGGCTCCAACCAGGCTGCTGCCTCCGGAGTGATCCCCCGGGAGGTGTGGCTGCTGGAGATCCCGCAGCCGGATGACTTCTGGTGCGGGGGCGAGCCCTACCCCGGGCCCAAGGTGTCTGTGTAA